In Aspergillus luchuensis IFO 4308 DNA, chromosome 1, nearly complete sequence, the following are encoded in one genomic region:
- a CDS encoding putative DEAD box helicase involved in nonsense mediated decay (COG:L;~EggNog:ENOG410PJFY;~InterPro:IPR041677,IPR027417,IPR041679;~PFAM:PF13245,PF13086,PF13087;~go_function: GO:0004386 - helicase activity [Evidence IEA]) produces MDSGDYHQPGIPRSDPRLSVRDMDTHLLVNKDIREYLAQPSIDFAEEWLKKPDIPSSDEILGNFGFAENEYVELTPNKITGPWNSTDEYLKAHYELLREDAIAPLRDAVAYVRDDPQMTDSKLVSIYDKVYFTGITFAQRGLGIRIRFSTRRAEKNIAWEYSKRLVSGSIVALSPADDAFQQKCIVAIVAARPLEGVQKHPPEIDIFLARPEDFEFDPQKEWIMVEAKDGYYESVRHTMAALQKLKQEKFPLSEHICLLDPNVRAPDYVKQDPILDIQSVASETAEAAEGHRVDILKSWPREPSQAMDTTQWQALHEMLTKRLSLIQGPPGTGKTYVSVIALRILLSNLKHGDSPIILASQTNHALDQLLRLIATFETSYIRVGSRSNDPEIKRRTLYCVRQNEPAVTVHGSVLGAARKEQTVLTQTIAKILQPFKAENTNAPLPASLFVEYGLLTETQLDNLKKGAEGWTRPTDSEDTDPLVVWLGDKLVPFEVGYERESFGFEEDEVDLEYEQLKELEAEQGIEEDDYEILKGQFINLQDGVCGCKISCSETSAIENLKQKDLWKVREEARGAIYDVLRKQLKTKMTESLRQQVLLYSKNCENLLIGKWERDYHVLRTAKVIGMTATGLSKYRGLISSLRPKVVLIEEAAEAIEAPIVAACFDSLQHMILVGDHQQLRGHCTVQELGSEPYNLGVSMFERLVKNGMKYVMLNRQRRMAPEIRQLLEPIYGELNDHESVRKRPGVRGMGIIRSYFFTHMWPESRDSLASKYNDMEAQMIAEFVVYLVQNGNTVKDITILTFYNGQRKKLLTVLRHHPYLQGQYMRVVTVDSYQGEENEIVILSLVRSGENDIGFLSIANRVCVALSRARRGFYMFGNANSLAKHNQLWRGVLTLMANNKPPRRLGTQLPVTCVKHKRTTFIQGLSDWNKINGGCDCHCDGTLDCGHPCPIKCHSFSHEQVECNDICNKRMACKHVCTKPCVISHICNCTCEVASQLDNLRLHHESQGSTAPLEGPSSYPEAVRHYQAFASGGAKEHDALLLKKATETAAAARPTPGTEEDEDLLLSETEVASSPQERDTAVPLSEENLMEI; encoded by the exons ATGGACTCAGGGGATTACCATCAGCCCGGGATTCCTCGCTCAGATCCCCGGCTGTCAGTGCGAGATATGGACACCCATCTGCTGGTCAATAAAGACATCAGAGAGTACCTTGCCCAGCCATCTATTGACTTTGCTGAGGAATGGCTAAAGAAGCCGGACATTCCATCGTCAGATGAGATATTGGGCAACTTTGGTTTTGCAGAGAATGAGTATGTGGAATTGACTCCAAATAAAATCACGGGTCCTTGGAACTCGACCGATGAGTATCTCAAAGCACACTATGAGCTCCTTCGAGAAGATGCAATTGCTCCTCTCAGAGACGCCGTTGCTTACGTCAGAGATGACCCCCAGATGACTGACTCCAAGCTTGTGTCCATCTATGATAAG GTTTACTTCACCGGTATCACATTCGCGCAAAGAGGTCTAGGAATTAGGATTCGGTTCTCCACTCGCCGAGCGGAGAAAAATATCGCGTGGGAATATTCTAAGCGTCTTGTCAGCGGCTCTATAGTTGCGCTTAGTCCAGCAGACGACGCATTTCAGCAGAAGTGCATCGTTGCCATTGTTGCTGCCAGGCCACTTGAAGGCGTTCAAAAGCATCCTCCGGAGATTGATATCTTCCTTGCTAGGCCCGAAGATTTTGAATTCGACCCTCAGAAGGAATGGATCATGGTAGAAGCCAAGGATGGCTACTATGAGTCTGTGAGGCACACGATGGCAGCACTCCAGAAGTTGAAACAAGAAAA ATTTCCTCTTTCTGAGCACATTTGCCTGCTTGATCCTAATGTCAGAGCCCCGGACTATGTGAAACAGGATCCTATCCTTGACATACAGTCCGTAGCCAGCGAGACTGCAGAAGCTGCCGAGGGACACAGAGTTGACATCCTAAAAAGTTGGCCTCGAGAACCAAGCCAGGCCATGGATACTACACAATGGCAAGCATTACACGAAATGCTTACGAAGAGGCTCTCGCTCATACAAGGCCCTCCTGGCACAGGGAAGACTTATGTGTCTGTTATTGCGCTGAGGATCCTACTTTCAAACCTGAAGCACGGGGACTCTCCTATAATCCTAGCCTCCCAGACAAACCATGCGTTGGACCAACTTCTGAGGCTCATCGCCACCTTTGAAACAAGCTATATCCGGGTCGGTTCACGGAGCAACGACCCCGAGATAAAACGAAGGACTCTCTACTGTGTCAGGCAAAATGAACCCGCGGTCACGGTACATGGAAGCGTGCTAGGAGCGGCCAGAAAGGAGCAGACAGTCCTGACCCAAACCATTGCCAAAATTTTGCAGCCTTTCAAAGCCGAAAATACCAACGCGCCCCTTCCTGCTTCTCTGTTTGTTGAGTATGGCCTCTTGACGGAGACGCAGCTCGACAACTTAAAGAAAGGTGCAGAAGGCTGGACTCGTCCCACTGATAGTGAAGATACCGACCCGCTGGTAGTCTGGTTAGGTGACAAGTTGGTACCATTCGAAGTGGGGTATGAAAGAGAGAGTTTCGGattcgaggaggatgaggtagacCTCGAGTACGAACAACTAAAGGAATTGGAGGCCGAGCAGGGcattgaagaggatgattACGAGATCCTCAAAGGACAATTCATCAATCTTCAGGATGGCGTTTGTGGCTGCAAAATCTCGTGCTCCGAGACTTCTGCTATCGAGAAcctgaagcagaaggatCTATGGAAGGTGAGAGAAGAGGCTCGGGGGGCAATTTATGATGTCCTCCGGAAACAATTGAAGACCAAGATGACAGAGAGTCTTCGGCAACAGGTACTACTCTATTCGAAGAACTGTGAGAATCTCCTCATTGGAAAATGGGAACGAGATTACCACGTTCTTCGGACGGCGAAAGTGATTGGGATGACAGCCACGGGTCTGAGTAAATACCGGGGGCTGATCTCCAGCCTCAGACCGAAGGTCGTCTTGATCGAAGAAGCCGCCGAGGCTATTGAGGCGCCAATTGTTGCTGCGTGCTTTGACTCACTCCAGCACATGATACtcgtgggtgaccaccagcagctcCGAGGGCACTGCACTGTTCAGGAGCTCGGGAGCGAGCCCTACAATCTGGGAGTCTCCATGTTTGAGCGACTGGTCAAGAACGGAATGAAGTACGTCATGCTGAACAGGCAAAGAAGAATGGCACCGGAGATCCGTCAACTCTTGGAGCCTATATACGGCGAACTGAATGATCATGAATCAGTACGCAAACGACCTGGAGTGAGAGGAATGGGGATCATTCGCTCCTACTTTTTCACTCATATGTGGCCTGAGAGCAGAGATAGCCTTGCGTCCAAATACAACGACATGGAGGCCCAGATGATCGCAGAATTTGTTGTCTACCTAGTACAGAATGGCAACACTGTGAAAGATATAACCATTCTGACCTTCTACAATGGCCAGAGGAAAAAGCTCTTGACCGTTTTGAGACACCATCCGTACCTTCAAGGCCAGTACATGAGGGTGGTAACCGTTGACTCATACCAGGGAGAAGAAAACGAGATCGTAATCCTTTCACTCGTTCGGAGCGGCGAGAATGACATTGGGTTCCTGTCGATTGCAAATAGGGTCTGTGTTGCACTGTCGCGTGCAAGACGCGGATTTTATATGTTCGGCAACGCGAATTCGTTGGCAAAACATAATCAACTCTGGCGGGGTGTACTGACGTTGATGGccaacaacaaaccaccacgGCGTCTGGGAACACAGCTGCCCGTCACATGTGTAAAACACAAGCGGACAACTTTTATACAAG GGCTTTCCGACTGGAACAAGATAAACGGCGGATGTGATTGCCATTGTGATGGAACGTTGGATTGCGGCCATCCCTGTCCCATCAAATGCCACAG CTTTTCTCATGAACAGGTAGAGTGCAATGACATCTGCAACAAACGGATGGCTTGCAAGCACGTCTGCACTAAACCCTGTGTAATAAGCCATATCTGCAACTGCACATGCGAGGTGGCTTCACAACTTGATAATTTACGTCTCCATCATGAGTCCCAGGGCTCCACCGCCCCGTTGGAGGGACCAAGTTCCTATCCCGAAGCGGTCAGACATTACCAGGCGTTTGCAAGTGGAGGTGCGAAGGAGCACGACGCGCTTTTGCTGAAGAAGGCTACCGAGACCGCCGCGGCAGCGCGGCCCACACCAGGaacagaggaggatgaagatcttcttctctccgagACGGAAGTGGCAAGCAGCCCTCAGGAACGCGACACCGCGGTTCCCTTGTCGGAAGAAAATCTCATGGAGATCTGA
- the mpkC gene encoding mitogen-activated protein kinase mpkC (COG:K;~EggNog:ENOG410PF8J;~InterPro:IPR017441,IPR008271,IPR003527,IPR000719, IPR011009;~PFAM:PF07714,PF00069;~go_function: GO:0004672 - protein kinase activity [Evidence IEA];~go_function: GO:0004707 - MAP kinase activity [Evidence IEA];~go_function: GO:0005524 - ATP binding [Evidence IEA];~go_process: GO:0006468 - protein phosphorylation [Evidence IEA]) has protein sequence MAEFLRSQILGTTFETTNRYSDLQPVGLGAFGLVCSAYDMITRQPVAIKKMMKPFSNATLAKRTYREVKLLKHLRHENLIGLSDIFISPLEDVYLVTDLLGTDLNRLLTSKPLDGKFVQYFTYQLLRGLKYIHSAGVIHRDLKPSNILINENCDLKICDFGLARLQEPQMTGYVSTRYYRAPEIMLTWQKYGMQVDIWSAGCIVAEMLRGKPLFPGKDHIHQFYLITDALGNPPDEVIERICTKAALNIVKSLPKRQPAPWATLFPDSDEDAIDLLAKMLIFDPDKRISAAKALEHPYLGVYHDPTDEPVAEQKFDWSFSEVAHSIDEWKIMIYTEVVDFHDLGPTGEPAITEPFLPPDPSLSPEVLDPLGQIQTQSMVTKSADTLDQDILQYLQI, from the exons ATGGCTGAGTTCTTGCGATCCCAGATTTTGGGGACTACATTCGAAACCACCAACAG ATATTCCGACTTGCAGCCTGTTGGACTTGGTGCCTTCGGGCTTGTTTG CTCGGCTTATGACATGATTACGCGCCAGCCAGTAGctatcaagaagatgatgaagccgtTCTCCAACGCCACCCTCGCCAAACGGACCTACCGCGAAGTCAAGCTATTGAAACACCTGCGTCATGAAAAT CTCATTGGCCTAAGCGACATTTTCATCTCGCCATTAGAGGACGT TTATCTGGTGACGGACCTTTTGGGAACTGACCTCAACCGCCTCCTTACCTCGAAGCCTCTGGACGGCAAATTTGTTCAATATTTCACCTATCAGCTTTTG CGAGGCCTCAAATACATCCACTCCGCAGGCGTGATACACCGTGATCTTAAGCCGAGTAACATACTGATCAACGAGAATTGTGACTTGAAGATCTGTGATTTCGGTCTTGCGCGACTGCAGGAGCCTCAGATGACCGGATATGTCTCAACTAGATATTACAGGGCACCAGAAATCATGCTTACATGGCAAAAATACGGAATGCAGGTGGACATCTGGAGTGCTGGCTGCATTGTCGCAGAGATGCTTCGCGGAAAGCCATTGTTCCCAGGAAAGGATCATATCCACCAATTCTATCTGATTACGGATGCTCTGGGGAACCCGCCTGATGAGGTCATTGAGAGGATCTGTACAAAAGCC GCCCTTAATATTGTGAAGTCGCTGCCGAAGCGCCAGCCAGCTCCTTGGGCGACTTTGTTTCCAGACTCTGATGAAGACG CTATTGACCTCCTTGCAAAGATGCTCATATTTGATCCCGACAAGCGGATCTCTGCTGCGAAAGCTTTGGAACATCCCTACTTGGGCGTATATCACGATCCCACTGATGAGCCGGTTGCTGAGCAAAAGTTTGATTGGTCTTTCAGTGAAGTAGCCCATTCAATCGATGAATGGAAAATCATGAT ATACACTGAAGTTGTAGACTTCCATGATCTTGGGCCTACCGGAGAACCAGCCATCACAGAGCCTTTCTTGCCTCCCGACCCGAGCCTCAGCCCTGAGGTCCTTGACCCGCTTGGCCAGATACAAACCCAAAGCATGGTCACCAAATCCGCGGACACTCTAGACCAGGATATTTTGCAGTACCTCCAGATTTAG
- a CDS encoding putative neutral amino acid permease (COG:E;~EggNog:ENOG410PJYQ;~InterPro:IPR013057;~PFAM:PF01490;~TransMembrane:11 (i60-77o89-110i131-154o160-181i188-210o237-261i273-295o315-340i361-387o393-411i423-447o)), with protein sequence MAYINEAKDLKVAPAPSASDDIRVASSSDIITGDDSHEVFKQADGKVNFRTVSWIRASAIFLKMLFATGILSIPSVMYDLGAFPGAVNLVGWCVLNAYGAIILGNFRTLYPQCHSVADMAQLIGGPMLREVVGFMFIVTYVITAASGIIGVSAAFNALSLHSLCTVWFAFISTIIIAGFASVRKFSHIGWLTWVGFVSILAAVLIVVIGVTTRSRPAIAPQTGPYDLGYRAIGSPTFAAGITASATIFVSSAATSAFLPVISEMRKPKDYPKAVYLCMSFVTSSYLAFALVIYAWCGKWIASPALGSAGTTIKRVAYGIALPGLIVSGSLYVHVAAKYLFVRILRHSRHLQANTVVHWGTWLSCTIGLAAIAFILACAIPIFTYVLALVGSLGFAPLALCLPGWLWLYSHGEYWKSGGVVKRVVYLLHVLLILLGAFMTVGGTYGVIVQIMDAYRDGQIDGVFSCPDNSGST encoded by the exons ATGGCGTACATCAATGAGGCCAAGGACCTCAAGGTCGCTCCAGCCCCGAGTGCCAGCGACGACATCAGAGTCGCCAGTTCCTCGGACATCATAACAGGCGATGATAGCCATGAAGTCTTCAAGCAAGCAGATGGCAAGGTCAATTTCCGCACCGTCAGCTGGATCCGTGCATCAGCCATCTTCCTGAAGA TGCTGTTCGCAACCggcatcctctccatcccatcagTAATGTATGATTTGGGGGCCTTCCCCGGTGCCGTCAATCTGGTAGGATGGTGTGTCCTCAATGCCTACGGAGCCATAATCCTAGGCAACTTTCGCACTCTATACCCACAATGTCACTCCGTGGCCGATATGGCCCAGCTCATAGGAGGCCCCATGCTCCGCGAGGTGGTCGGCTTCATGTTCATCGTGACATACGTGATTACCGCCGCATCAGGAATTATTGGCGTCTCTGCCGCATTCAACgccctttcccttcattcCCTCTGCACGGTGTGGTTCGcattcatctccaccatcatcatcgcggGCTTTGCTAGCGTGCGCAAATTCTCCCACATCGGGTGGCTCACCTGGGTGGGCTTCGTTAGCATTCTAGCCGCAGTCCTCATCGTCGT CATCGGGGTAACAACCCGCTCCCGCCCAGCCATAGCCCCCCAAACAGGTCCCTACGACCTAGGCTACCGCGCAATCGGCTCCCCGACTTTCGCAGCAGGAATAACCGCCTCGGCCACGATATTCGTCTCCAGCGCCGCAACATCCGCCTTCCTGCCCGTGATCTCCGAAATGCGCAAGCCCAAAGACTACCCGAAAGCGGTCTACCTGTGCATGTCCTTCGTAACATCCTCCTATCTCGCCTTCGCACTAGTAATCTACGCCTGGTGCGGAAAATGGATCGCCTCTCCAGCCCTCGGCAGCGCCGGCACGACCATCAAACGCGTCGCCTACGGCATCGCCCTACCAGGCCTGATCGTCAGCGGCTCGCTCTACGTACACGTAGCAGCAAAGTACCTCTTCGTTCGCATCCTGCGCCACTCGCGCCACCTCCAAGCCAACACAGTCGTGCACTGGGGTACGTGGCTGAGCTGCACGATAGGATTAGCTGCGATTGCATTTATCTTGGCGTGTGCGATTCCTATCTTCACGTATGTGTTGGCACTAGTGGGGAGCTTGGGGTTTGCGCCGCTGGCGCTGTGTTTGCcggggtggttgtggttgtatAGTCATGGGGAGTATTGGAAGTCTGGAGGGGTGGTGAAGCGGGTGGTGTATTTGTTGCATGTGTTGTTGATACTCCTGGGCGCGTTTATGACGGTGGGTGGAACGTATGGTGTTATTGTGCAGATTATGGATGCGTATAGGGATGGGCAGATTGATGGGGTGTTTTCGTGTCCGGATAATAGTGGTTCTACTTGA
- a CDS encoding putative amidase (COG:J;~EggNog:ENOG410PFKV;~InterPro:IPR023631,IPR036928,IPR000120;~PFAM:PF01425;~go_function: GO:0016787 - hydrolase activity [Evidence IEA]): MAHARPFLLRCGRFQYSSLCRIELCVQIYSHIMSVLFTSISPDNPVKREDAASLLRNLDLSIDQEDEEDFHTLLAAVHDCAETVANLPDYQPAPDLDRYPRQNVHRPSPEEQVFGQAWAHKFLIKGNAEGGPLVGKTVSVKDCIAVAGVPQLLGSDIIPSWTPITDATVVTRVLDAGADIHGTSTCENYCHSTASFTSAQGIVENPFATGYSAGGSTSGGAALVAAGLVDITLGGDQGGSIRVPSAFCGCVGLKPTYGLVPFTGIASGDAIDDHTGPLARNVIDVASCLDAISGYDGIDDRCLGSPKHGSTSFAKALQAEATRLDGFKIGVLKEGFEHSTVDPAVKESVMAAIQKFTELGATVEEVSLPDHYHGPAIWTIQQRVSGSLTLLGQAHGRRGLYMTEMERERLPWTKEGFQRAFPATKNVIINGLYLTSRFPDLYGKSVNIGRRLRDLYEDLLQKYDVVVMPTTPVVAPRHGARGLPVESLKPSMGLTINTAIFDVTGHPAMSIPVGYAPAKDNPQVKLPVGMQIVGGLWQEHKVLKAGYAWEKNNDWKKVASN, translated from the exons ATGGCACATGCCaggccttttcttcttcgctgtGGTCGATTTCAATACTCTTCTCTTTGTAGAATTGAACTTTGTGTCCAAATCTACTCACACATTATGTCGGTATTGTTCACTTCTATTTCGCC GGACAATCCGGTCAAGAGGGAGGATGCCgcctcccttctccgcaaTCTGGACCTCTCCATTGaccaagaagatgaggaagacttTCATACCCTCTTGGCAGCCGTCCACGACTGCGCCGAAACCGTGGCGAACCTGCCAGACTATCAGCCAGCCCCCgatctagatagatacccTCGACAGAATGTTCACCGTCCATCCCCAGAGGAACAAGTATTCGGGCAGGCCTGGGCTCACAAGTTTCTGATCAAGGGCAATGCGGAGGGAGGACCTTTAGTGGGAAAGACCGTTAGCGTGAAGGATTGCATTGCCGTTGCAGGTGTACCACAGTTGCTTGGAAGTGATATCATTCCCTCTTGGACGCCAATTACGGATGCGACGGTTGTGACCCGAGTTCTCGATGCTGGCGCTGACATTCATGGTACTTCGACTTGCGAGAACTACTGCCATTCCACGGCGTCTTTCACGAGTGCTCAAGGAATCGTGGAGAACCCTTTCGCAACCGGATACTCGGCTGGCGGAAGCACCTCAGGAGGGGCTGCCTTGGTTGCAGCTGGGTTGGTTGACATTACGCTGGGCGGAGACCAGGGTGGGAGTATTCGGGTTCCCTCCGCATTTTGTGGCT GTGTCGGCTTGAAGCCTACGTATGGGCTGGTGCCTTTTACGGGTATTGCTAGCGGGGATGCTATTGATGACCACACGGGCCCGCTTGCTCGGAATGTTATCGACGTTGCCTCTTGCTTAGACGCTATTTCCGGCTATGATGGCATAGACGATCGATGCCTGGGGAGTCCTAAACACGGCTCTACCTCGTTCGCCAAGGCGCTTCAGGCTGAGGCTACAAGGCTCGATGGTTTCAAGATAGGAGTCCTAAAGGAAGGATTTGAGCACAGCACTGTGGACCCCGCGGTCAAAGAGTCAGTCATGGCGGCCATTCAGAAATTCACGGAGCTTGGCGCAACAGTCGAGGAAGTATCCCTTCCAGACCATTACCATGGGCCTGCTATCTGGACCATTCAGCAGCGTGTTTCAGGCTCTTTGACGCTGCTTGGACAGGCACATGGCAGAAGGGGGCTCTACATGACGGAGATGGAGCGTGAGAGACTCCCGTGGACGAAGGAAGGCTTCCAAAGAGCCTTTCCGGCCACTAAGAACGTTATAATCAATGGCCTCTACCTTACCTCACGCTTTCCGGACTTGTACGGCAAATCGGTAAATATTGGCCGAAGGCTTCGGGATCTCTacgaggatcttctccagaagtATGACGTGGTTGTAATGCCGACCACTCCTGTTGTTGCACCAAGACATGGTGCAAGAGGCCTGCCGGTCGAGTCTCTGAAGCCTAGCATGGGCTTGACAATTAACACGGCAATCTTCGATGTTACGGGGCACCCAGCGATGTCTATACCCGTGGGGTATGCTCCGGCCAAGGATAATCCTCAGGTCAAGCTCCCCGTCGGTATGCAGATCGTCGGAGGGTTGTGGCAGGAACACAAAGTACTCAAGGCGGGATATGCATGGGAGAAAAACAACGATTGGAAAAAGGTGGCGAGTAATTGA
- a CDS encoding SDR family NAD(P)-dependent oxidoreductase (COG:Q;~EggNog:ENOG410PIRR;~InterPro:IPR036291,IPR002347;~PFAM:PF08659,PF00106,PF13561;~go_process: GO:0055114 - oxidation-reduction process [Evidence IEA]), whose protein sequence is MTQTWTFPGVAVVTGAGGTGIGAATAKAFASAGCERIAITDLNSASLDQTREAILASYPQTRLLIKAGDISDESFVESFISEVVAAFGRLDYAVNCAGILGDAMRTTETSTAVFDHINNINYRGAWFCSRAELRQMVAQDPLPSHDPNRAPQRGAIVNVASQLGIVGRPSAPAYCSSKAAVIAMTRSDAIDYSADGIRVNCVCPGVIETPMTTYSEEIREHFQPAVEIAPMKRMGKPEEVADSILFLCSTLASFVQGHALVVDGGYIIN, encoded by the exons ATGACGCAAACTTGGACCTTTCCGGGAGTTGCCGTTGTCACAGGAGCCGGTGGTACAG GCATCGGTGCAGCCACAGCAAAAGCGTTTGCTTCGGCAGGATGTGAAAGAATCGCAATCACGGATCTCAATTCTGCCTCTTTAGATCAGACCCGGGAGGCTATCCTCGCTTCCTACCCCCAGACGCGTCTTCTAATCAAGGCGGGCGACATATCCGACGAGAGCTTTGTCGAGTCTTTCATCAGTGAAGTAGTGGCTGCATTTGGACGGCTGGATTATGCAGTCAATTGCGCCGGAATCCTAGGAGACGCCATGCGAACGACCGAGACATCAACGGCGGTATTTGACcatatcaacaacatcaactaTCGGGGAGCTTGGTTCTGTTCTAGAGCAGAGTTGAGACAAATGGTGGCACAAGATCCCTTACCGAGCCATGATCCGAATCGCGCTCCTCAGCGAGGGGCTATTGTGAACGTTGCAAGTCAGCTGGGCATAGTGGGACGCCCTAGTGCTC CTGCGTACTGTAGCTCCAAGGCTGCTGTCATTGCGATGACCCGCTCCGATGCGATCGACTATTCTGCGGACGGCATCCGTGTAAATTGTGTTTGCCCGGGTGTAATTGAGACCCCGATGACAACGTACAGCGAGGAAATTCGCGAGCACTTTCAGCCAGCAGTTGAAATTGCCCCGATGAAGAGAATGGGGAAGCCGGAAGAGGTGGCTGATTCCATACTCTTCTTGTGTTCGACTCTTGCCTCTTTTGTGCAAGGGCATGCGCTTGTTGTCGACGGAGGATATATAATCAACTGA